Proteins from a genomic interval of Echeneis naucrates chromosome 21, fEcheNa1.1, whole genome shotgun sequence:
- the bard1 gene encoding BRCA1-associated RING domain protein 1, with product MNNDVPIQSADWKSTKEAVANFRQLLLCSKCTNLMKEPVCLGMCEHMLCRSCAGPRAGDGCVVCQSPAWVKDIQINRQLSSIVQLFCGLESLLHPVEQQASSGVEIQTLPESPVFKNKKNFKIWFSPSSRKVRCTVEKTSGAIIPNRRSPGETDVSQPETIITQHQNLSVFNFTSSSEESSFSSQKCTSKNIQGKKRSNKKKIANWKASVQGATRTTRTQIKQMMTKKKRLAAVNHQWGLSDEVPLKKQELLCDGRTRRSTKRVSFLSSAVDSERQPEVPKESTDEFRPDSSATQMNCPISDGLNMSDVVIQPNSLSSKDLNPTGDPEKQADISPPMHSSKRARVWEKVGILETTPKRPRTSTGQRRKSLNQMSPVVLNPPFLTSPKCKKNTKISREEQGHIPVCRKSSPHSAPVAQTSAGSPAVIKRNHKGETLLHLAAIKGDVDTVNQLLDQGADPNLKDNAGWTPLHEACNLGHMAVVEVLVSRGALLNTPGYENDSPLHDAVRNSHPAIVKLLLQHGASRNVLNLHGKQPADYAVSLEMLKIFHEASEGTQYANASFSPSAGPSVVSDCMRRNETLVFLASKLSQQKLLQLAKLGELLGGRVADTFSGSVSHVVVPEGPMPTTYSTLLGLLAGCWVVRYSWVEACLQADKWMPETEHEAGEGPQRSRVNRCSLLPPLFDGCFFFFLGSFKAPTKDELTKLLREGGGQLLSRQPKPDSDVTQTLSAAAYHALPGSDQALCTQYIIFDPQGPHKPAVVRRGKVWSAPSTWIIDCIAAFQLLPVSDPQYMV from the exons atgaacaacGACGTCCCCATTCAGTCAGCGGACTGGAAGAGCACTAAAGAGGCCGTGGCAAACTTCCGACAGCTGCTGCTTTGCTCTAAATG CACAAATCTAATGAAGGAGCCTGTCTGTCTAGGAATGTGTGAGCATATGCTGTGCAG GTCATGTGCTGGCCCCCGGGCAGGAGATGGCTGTGTGGTGTGTCAAAGCCCTGCATGGGTGAAGGATATCCAAATCAACAGACAGCTGAGCAGCATCGTACAGCTCTTCTGTGGTCTGGAGTCCTTGCTTCATCCTGTAGAACAACAAG CCTCTTCTGGCGTGGAGATTCAGACACTACCCGAGAGCCCTGTCTTTAAGAACAAGAAGAACTTCAAGATCTGGTTCAGCCCCTCCAGCCGCAAGGTACGCTGCACAGTGGAGAAGACTTCTGGGGCCATCATACCAAACCGCAGGTCTCCTGGAGAAACAGATGTATCACAGCCAGAAACCATTATCACTCAACACCAGAATCTGTCAGTTTTCAATTTCACCTCATCATCTGAGGAatcatctttttcttctcaaaaaTGCACTAGTAAAAATATACAAGGGAAGAAaaggtcaaataaaaaaaaaattgccaacTGGAAGGCATCGGTGCAAGGAGCCACAAGGACCACACGAACACAGATCAAACAGATGatgacaaaaaagaagagaCTGGCGGCCGTAAATCACCAATGGGGGCTAAGTGATGAAGTTCCCTTAAAGAAACAGGAGCTTCTCTGTGACGGAAGGACAAGGAGGTCTACTAAACGGGTTTCCTTCCTAAGTTCTGCTGTCGACTCTGAACGTCAGCCTGAAGTGCCAAAAGAGAGTACTGATGAATTCAGGCCTGACAGCAGCGCCACTCAAATGAATTGCCCCATTTCAGATGGTCTGAACATGTCAGATGTTGTAATCCAGCCAAATTCTCTGTCTTCAAAAGACCTCAATCCAACTGGTGATCCTGAAAAACAAGCCGACATTTCTCCTCCAATGCATTCCTCAAAAAGAGCCAGAGTTTGGGAGAAAGTTGGCATCctagaaacaacaccaaaaagaCCCAGGACTTCCACAGGCCAGAGGAGAAAATCACTCAATCAGATGTCTCCAGTTGTCCTTAACCCTCCATTTTTGACTAGccccaaatgtaaaaaaaacaccaaaatctCCAGAGAAGAACAAGGACACATCCCTGTTTGTAGAAAGTCATCTCCTCATAGTGCACCTGTTGCACAGACCAGCGCAGGAAGCCCTGCTGTTATTAAGAGGAACCACAAGGGAGAGACCCTTCTGCATTTAGCTGCAATAAAG GGAGATGTAGACACTGTCAATCAACTGCTAGACCAGGGGGCAGACCCTAACCTGAAGGATAATGCAGGATGGACACCTCTG CATGAAGCATGTAACCTGGGCCACATGGCAGTTGTGGAGGTGTTGGTCTCCCGGGGAGCCCTATTGAACACACCTGGCTATGAAAACGACTCACCACTCCATGATGCTGTGAGGAACAGTCATCCAGCCATTGTGAAATTGCTACTACAGCATGGAGCCTCAAGGAATGTTCT TAATCTGCATGGAAAGCAGCCTGCAGATTATGCAGTGAGTCTGGAGATGCTCAAGATTTTCCACGAAGCCTCAGAGGGAACTCAATATGCTAATGCATCTTTTAGCCCCTCAGCTGGTCCCTCTGTG GTGAGTGACTGCATGAGGAGGAATGAAACGTTGGTGTTTCTTGCCAGCAAGCTATCTCAGCAAAAACTCCTTCAACTAGCCAAACTGGGAGAGCTCCTAGGAGGCAGAGTGGCTGACACCTTTTCTGGCTCAG TAAGCCATGTTGTGGTGCCAGAAGGACCCATGCCCACTACCTACTCCACCCTCCTGGGTCTCCTTGCTGGCTGCTGGGTTGTCAGATACAGCT GGGTGGAGGCATGTCTGCAGGCAGACAAGTGGATGCCCGAAACTGAGCATGAAGCCGGAGAAGGCCCCCAACGCAGTCGTGTCAACAGGTGTAGCTTG CTCCCACCACTCTTCGATggatgtttcttcttcttcttgggctCCTTTAAGGCACCTACCAAAGACGAGCTGACCAAGCTgctcagagagggagggggccAGCTCCTGAGCCGACAGCCCAAGCCTGACAGCGATGTGACACAAACCCTGAGTGCTGCCGCTTACCATGCCCTGCCTGGCTCTGACCAGGCATTGTGCACCCAGTACATCATCTTTGACCCCCAAGGCCCTCACAAACCAGCTGTGGTGAGGAGAGGCAAGGTATGGTCAGCTCCCTCCACCTGGATTATTGACTGCATTGCAGCTTTCCAACTCCTTCCAGTGTCAGACCCACAATACATGGtctaa